A portion of the Podospora pseudoanserina strain CBS 124.78 chromosome 2, whole genome shotgun sequence genome contains these proteins:
- the SEC22 gene encoding SNAP receptor (BUSCO:EOG09264IG5; EggNog:ENOG503NUVF; COG:U) produces MLCASTDTSPPTPDLAEVKSQIKLILRRLTRTSNPQASISSGAYTIHYLLQSDIVYLTITDASYPRKLAFTYLSDLATEFSTTYPQQQLMSTILRPYAFMEFDTFISRTKATYSDARATQNLDKLNDELRDVTKVMTKNIEDLLYRGDSLERMGELSSRLRDDSAKYRKAAVRINWDLMLKQYGPFAGLGLFILIFVWWRFF; encoded by the coding sequence ATGCTCTGCGCCTCAACAGACACCTCCCCTCCGACCCCCGACCTAGCCGAAGTAAAATCCCAAATCAAGCTCATCCTCCGTCGCCTAACCCGcacttccaacccccaagccaGCATCTCGTCAGGCGCCTACACAATCCACTACCTTCTCCAGTCCGACATCGTctacctcaccatcaccgacgCCTCCTACCCCCGCAAGCTCGCCTTCACCTACCTCTCCGACCTCGCCACCGAGttctccaccacctacccccagcagcagctcatgtccaccatcctccgcccCTACGCCTTTATGGAGTTTGACACCTTCATCAGCCGGACAAAAGCTACCTATTCTGACGCGAGGGCGACGCAGAACCTGGACAAGCTCAATGATGAGCTGAGGGACGTGACAAAGGTCATGACCAAGAATATCGAGGATTTGCTGTATCGGGGGGACAGCCTGGAGAGGATGGGCGAGTTGAGCAGTAGGTTGAGGGATGATAGCGCAAAGTATCGCAAGGCGGCCGTGAGGATCAATTGGGATTTGATGCTGAAGCAGTATGGGCCTTTTGccgggttggggttgtttatATTGATTTTTGTCTGGTGGAGGTTTTTCTAG
- a CDS encoding hypothetical protein (COG:S; EggNog:ENOG503NZWJ) has protein sequence MESGGANNNNSNNNNNVTTPKRTKICVYCGASPGFNPIYVEAARSLAREMAKNNIQLVYGGGTVGLMGEVARTLVSLSGPDSVHGIIPEALVRYERDANYSSTIPDPSNPSSRPHTSSTSSLTVPEETVFGRTTIVPDMHTRKRLMAQEVLDGGPGSGFVALAGGYGTLEELFETMTWNQLGIHNKGIVILNINGFYDGIRQWINKSVEEGFIHGGNKNILVEAKTAEEAIRALEEYKVSDAALKLNWSSQ, from the exons ATGGAATCAGGCggcgccaacaacaacaacagcaacaacaacaacaacgtaACCACCCCCAAGCGCACAAAAATCTGCGTCTACTGCGGCGCCTCCCCAGGCTTCAACCCCATCTACGTCGAAGCCGCCCGCTCACTCGCAAGAGAAATGGCCAAAAACAACATCCAACTAG TCTACGGAGGCGGCACAGTAGGCCTAATGGGCGAAGTAGCCCGTACCCTCGTCTCCCTCTCCGGGCCGGACTCAGTCCACGGCATAATCCCCGAAGCCCTCGTCCGCTACGAGCGCGACGCAAActactcctccaccatccccgacccgtccaacccttcctcccgtccccatacctcctccacctcctccctgaCAGTCCCGGAAGAGACAGTCTTCGGCCGGACAACCATCGTCCCCGACATGCACACCCGAAAACGCCTCATGGCCCAAGAGGTCCTCGACGGTGGCCCAGGCTCCGGTTTCGTCGCCCTGGCAGGCGGGTACGGTAccttggaggagctgtttgAGACTATGACGTGGAACCAGCTGGGCATTCACAACAAGGGGATCGTcattctcaacatcaacggtTTCTACGATGGCATCAGGCAGTGGATCAACAAGAGCGTAGAAGAGGGGTTTATCCACGGTGGGAACAAGAACATCCTTGTCGAGGCCAAGACAGCAGAGGAGGCGATCAGGGCGTTGGAAGAGTACAAGGTGTCAGACGCGGCGCTCAAGTTGAACTGGAGCTCGCAATAG
- a CDS encoding hypothetical protein (EggNog:ENOG503NVEB; COG:S), which translates to MPEPVAAAGAEPARQEEQGQSMLMKIFQGLAMWMAMQFVMKQFTGGGQKTTSVTNADGQVVQVATGAIPPYHERPRQLNDGAVYSHIPQSIAPIWPDNSAVDIIVTVSPSFVAEPLDKLPKDTIVFQEKGFRIGNWSDTRVAEGTINVPVPVQKNGTLWGHFYIGLPGAPLDPTQRNYDPGAAYHFVHPLTQYIPKKKESKTRNLLSDNAEVEEVVVEDEPEQAGPIVANYYHPNVSLSFIPGSGTFSFPQAHPAIRQYIRLEATGARDGTGQNGWYYPILFVNTFWQLKSKMTIVNETVTTLPIRIDLNNLADWKFKLMAPIETNSKEQARQAAWGGGMSAGGGDGSEIEMVKEIFMDTNPILLCVTIIVSIAHMILETLAFGSDIAHYRKKKDNVGISVRSILANVFMQTVIFLYLIDQSQNTSWMILGGQGVGILIELWKITTVVNVRVRASPNSLIPYRISFEDKHKLSTTEQKTKEYDEIAFKYMYMAGVPLLLAYAVYSLVYETHKSWYSYIIATLVGSVYAYGFLMMLPSLYINYRLKSVAHMPGKAMMYKFLNTFIDDLFAFTIKMPFLHRLATLRDDVIFFIYIYQRWVYKVDYTRVNEFGQGGDDEEEEEEEEGAKKIEEKKKEGEVVEEPKEEKEAVKVTGAEKKGKATKRK; encoded by the exons ATGCCGGAACCCGTCGCGGCAGCAGGCGCTGAGCCTGCTCGCCAGGAGGAGCAAGGC CAATCGATGCTCATGAAAATATTCCAAGGTCTTGCGATGTGGATGGCCATGCAGTTTGTTATGAAACAGTTCACAGGAGGCGGCCAAAAGACCACGTCAGTCACCAACGCCGACGGACAGGTAGTCCAAGTCGCAACTGGTGCCATACCACCATACCATGAGCGCCCACGACAGCTGAACGACGGAGCTGTCTACAGCCATATTCCCCAATCCATCGCCCCAATCTGGCCAGACAACAGCGCCGTCGATATCATCGTTACCGTTTCCCCGTCATTCGTTGCTGAGCCTCTCGACAAGCTACCCAAGGACACCATTGTCTTTCAGGAGAAGGGGTTCAGGATTGGAAACTGGAGCGACACAAGAGTTGCCGAGGGAACTATCAATGTGCCAGTTCCTGTTCAGAAAAACGGCACTCTCTGGGGACACTTTTACATTGGATTGCCCGGCGCCCCTCTCGATCCGACTCAGCGTAATTACGATCCTGGTGCTGCTTATCACTTTGTTCACCCTCTGACGCAGTAcatccccaagaagaaggagtcCAAGACGAGGAACTTGCTATCCGACaatgccgaggtggaggaagtcgtggtggaggatgaacCCGAGCAGGCTGGCCCGATTGTCGCCAACTACTACCACCCCAACGTGTCGCTGTCCTTCATCCCTGGTAGCGGTACGTTTTCGTTTCCTCAGGCTCATCCAGCAATTCGCCAGTATATCCGTCTCGAGGCAACAGGTGCCCGTGACGGAACTGGCCAGAATGGATGGTACTaccccatcctcttcgtcaACACCTTCTGGCAGCTCAAGTCCAAGATGACCATCGTGAACGAGACCGTGACCACTTTGCCCATCCGCATTgacctcaacaacctggcCGACTGGAAGTTCAAGTTGATGGCCCCCATTGAGACGAACAGCAAGGAACAAGCTCGCCAGGCGGCCTGGGGAGGCGGCATGTCAGCCGGTGGTGGCGACGGCAGCGAGATCGAGATGGTCAAGGAGATCTTCATggacaccaaccccatcctcctctgcgtcaccatcatcgtcagcaTCGCGCACATGATCCTCGAGACTTTGGCTTTCGGCTCTGATATCGCCCATTaccgcaagaagaaggacaatgTTGGTATTTCCGTCAgatccatcctcgccaacgtCTTCATGCAAACCGTCATTTTCCTCTACTTGATCGACCAATCCCAAAACACCTCCTGGATGATCCTCGGCGGCCAAGGCGTTGGCATCCTGATCGAACTCTGGAAAATCACCACCGTCGTCAACGTCCGCGTCCGcgcctcccccaactccctcatcccTTACCGCATCTCCTTTGAAGACAAGCACAAGCTCAGCACCACGGAGCAAAAGACTAAAGAGTACGACGAGATCGCCTTCAAGTACATGTATATGGCCGGCgtgcctctcctcctcgcctaCGCGGTTTATTCCCTGGTGTATGAAACCCACAAGTCGTGGTACAGCTACATCATCGCCACGCTTGTCGGTTCGGTCTACGCCTATGggttcttgatgatgctgccgAGCTTGTATATCAACTACAGACTGAAAAGCGTGGCGCACATGCCGGGCAAGGCGATGATGTACAAGTTTTTGAACACATTTATTGATGACTTGTTTGCGTTTACGATCAAGATGCCGTTTCTGCATCGGTTGGCGACCTTGAGGGATGATGTGATTTtctttatttatatttatcAGAGGTGGGTGTACAAGGTTGATTATACCAGGGTCAACGAGTTTGGtcaggggggtgatgatgaggaggaggaggaggaggaggaaggggccaagaagattgaggagaagaagaaggaaggtgaggttgtggaggagccgaaggaggagaaggaggcggttAAAGTGACGggggctgagaagaaggggaaggcgaCCAAGAGGAAATGA